ATCGGACTATATTATGAAAAAACCGCAGGTATTGCTGCAAAGCATGACCAAAGGCATCAACGGCCCCATCAAAGTCAACGGTAAACCTTACAACGGCTTTATGCCCGCGACCGCCATCAACGATGCCGATCTCGCTGCCGTTGCCACCTATATCATGAATGCGTTTAACAACGGCGGCGGTACCATTACCGAAAAAGACGCCAAACAGGCTAAAGCGAAAAAATAAGGCATCCATACACAAAAAAGGTCGTCTGAAACCGAGATTTCGGGTTTCAGACGACCTTTTTCCTTCTACTGAACTGTTTGTTTTTTAAACCGCTTCAGCTTCTTCCGCGAGGAAACCGCGCAGTTTTTGCATGGCTTTGGCTTCGATTTGGCGGATGCGCTCGGCAGATACGCCGTATTCGGCTGCCAGCTCGTGCAGAGTCAATCCGCCATCGTCTTGCAGCCAGCGGCTTTCTACGATGCGGCGGCTACGGTCGTCCAGTTGCGCCAACGCGTTTTGCAGACCTTCGGTTTGCAGGGCGTAGTGGGCTTGTTTGGACAGTTGGCGGCTGGGTTCGGCATCGTGGTCGGCAAGCCAGTCGATGGGGGCGAAGCTGTCTTCGTCATCGTTGTTGTCCGCCATGATGGCGATGTCGTGTCCGGTCATGCGTTGTTCCATTTCCATGACTTCGGACAATTTGACGCCCAAATCGTCGGCGATGTCTTGCGCTTCTTTCGGAGACAAGGCATTCAGGTTTTTACGCATACTGCGCAGATTGAAGAACAGTTTGCGTTGCGGTTTGGTGGTCGCTACGCGTACCAGGCGCCAGTTGCGCAGGATAAATTCATGGATTTCGGCCTTAATCCAGTGTACGGCGAATGAAAACAGGCGCGCGCCACGGCTGGGCTCGTAGCGTTTGACCGCCTTCATCAATCCGATGTTGCCTTCTTGGATAAGGTCGGCTTGGTTCAGGCCATAGCCGTCGTAGCCTCGTGCGATGGATACGACGACACGCAAATGGGAAAGAATGAGTTGTTTGGCGGCGTTAAGGTCGCCTTTTTGCTGACGCTCCGCGAGTTGGCTTTCTTCTTCGGGCGTCAACATGGGAATGCTGTTGACGGTATGGATGTATTGCTCAAGGCTGCCGTTGCCGCTGT
The DNA window shown above is from Neisseria sicca and carries:
- a CDS encoding c-type cytochrome encodes the protein MTTTKKILTAAIFTLSIHSTFAADAAQMTQGQKIYESNCAACHGKKGEGRGTMFPPLYQSDYIMKKPQVLLQSMTKGINGPIKVNGKPYNGFMPATAINDADLAAVATYIMNAFNNGGGTITEKDAKQAKAKK
- the rpoH gene encoding RNA polymerase sigma factor RpoH; its protein translation is MNNAFALPVIHSGNGSLEQYIHTVNSIPMLTPEEESQLAERQQKGDLNAAKQLILSHLRVVVSIARGYDGYGLNQADLIQEGNIGLMKAVKRYEPSRGARLFSFAVHWIKAEIHEFILRNWRLVRVATTKPQRKLFFNLRSMRKNLNALSPKEAQDIADDLGVKLSEVMEMEQRMTGHDIAIMADNNDDEDSFAPIDWLADHDAEPSRQLSKQAHYALQTEGLQNALAQLDDRSRRIVESRWLQDDGGLTLHELAAEYGVSAERIRQIEAKAMQKLRGFLAEEAEAV